The following are encoded together in the Ovis aries strain OAR_USU_Benz2616 breed Rambouillet chromosome 15, ARS-UI_Ramb_v3.0, whole genome shotgun sequence genome:
- the RAG1 gene encoding V(D)J recombination-activating protein 1, which translates to MAVSLPPTLGLSSAPDEIQHPHIKFSEWKFKLFRVRSFEKAPENAQAEKQDSSEGKPPLEQSPAALDKAGGPKPALTQPPLKPHPKFLKKSHDDGKARDKAIHQANLRHLCRICGNSLKADRHHRRYPVHGPVDGKTQVLLRKKEKRATSWPDLIAKVFRIDVKADVDSIHPTEFCHDCWTFMHRKFSSAPCEVYSSRNTAMEWHPHTPSCDICDAARQGLKRKSQPPNSQLSKRLRTVIDRARQARRCKRRTQDRISSKELMKKIANCSKIHLSTRLLAVDFPAHFVKSISCQICEHILADPVETNCKHVFCRICILRCLKIMGSYCPSCRYPCFPTDLESPVKSFLSILNSLMVKCPAEECDEEVTLEKYNHHVSSHKESKETFVHINKGGRPRQHLLSLTRRAQKHRLRELKMQVKAFADKEEGGDVKSVCLTLFLLALRARNEHRQADELEAIMKGRGSGLQPAVCLAIRVNTFLSCSQYHKMYRTVKAITGRQIFQPLHSLRSAEKVLLPGYHPFEWQPPLKNVSSSTDVGIIDGLSGLASSVDDYPVDTIAKRFRYDAALVSALMDMEEDILEGMRAQELDDYLNGPFTVVVKESCDGMGDVSEKHGSGPAVPEKAVRFSFTVMKISIAHGSQNVKVFEEAKPNSELCCKPLCLMLADESDHETLTAILSPLIAEREAMKSSELMLEMGGILRTFKFIFRGTGYDEKLVREVEGLEASGSVYICTLCDATRLEASQNLVFHSITRSHAENLERYEVWRSNPYHETVEELRDRVKGVSAKPFIETVPSIDALHCDIGNAAEFYKIFQLEIGEVYKNPNASKEERKRWQATLDKHLRKKMNLKPIMRMNGNFARKLMTKETVEAVCELIPSQERHEALKELMDLYLKMKPVWRSSCPAKECPESLCQYSFNSQRFAELLSTKFKYRYEGKITNYFHKTLAHVPEIIERDGSIGAWASEGNESGNKLFRRFRKMNARQSKYYEMEDVLKHHWLYTSKYLQKFMNAHNALKDSGFTLNSQGGLGDSLDLEESPESQDSMEF; encoded by the coding sequence ATGGCTGTCTCTCTGCCACCCACCCTGGGACTCAGTTCTGCCCCAGATGAAATCCAGCATCCACATATTAAATTTTCAGAATGGAAATTTAAGCTGTTCAGGGTGAGATCCTTTGAAAAGGCCCCTGAAAATGCTCAAGCAGAAAAGCAAGATTCCTCTGAGGGGAAGCCCCCTCTAGAGCAATCTCCAGCAGCCCTGGACAAGGCTGGTGGTCCGAAGCCAGCCCTGACTCAACCGCCATTAAAGCCTCACccaaaatttctgaaaaaatcccatgatgatggaaaagcaagagacaaAGCAATCCACCAAGCCAACCTGCGACATCTCTGCCGCATCTGTGGGAATTCTCTCAAAGCTGATCGGCACCACAGGAGATATCCAGTCCACGGGCCCGTGGATGGCAAAACCCAAGTCCTCTTacgaaagaaggaaaagagggccaCGTCCTGGCCAGACCTCATTGCCAAGGTCTTCCGGATCGACGTGAAGGCAGATGTGGACTCGATCCACCCCACTGAGTTCTGCCATGACTGCTGGACCTTCATGCACAGGAAGTTCAGCAGTGCCCCGTGTGAGGTTTACTCCTCAAGAAACACAGCGATGGAATGGCACCCCCACACACCATCCTGCGACATCTGTGATGCTGCCCGTCAAGGACTCAAGAGGAAGAGTCAGCCGCCAAACTCGCAGCTCAGCAAAAGACTCAGAACTGTGATCGACCGAGCGAGACAAGCCCGACGATGCAAGAGAAGAACTCAGGACAGGATCAGCAGCAAGGAACTGATGAAGAAGATTGCCAACTGCAGTAAGATACACCTCAGTACCAGGCTCCTGGCAGTGGACTTCCCAGCGCACTTTGTGAAATCTATCTCCTGCCAGATTTGCGAACACATTCTGGCGGACCCTGTGGAGACCAACTGTAAGCACGTCTTTTGCAGGATCTGCATTCTCAGATGCCTCAAAATCATGGGTAGCTATTGTCCTTCTTGCCGGTATCCCTGTTTCCCCACCGACCTGGAGAGTCCGGTGAAGTCTTTTCTGAGCATCTTGAATTCCCTGATGGTGAAATGTCCAGCAGAGGAGTGCGATGAGGAGGTCACCTTGGAAAAATACAATCACCATGTCTCAAGCCACAAGGAATCGAAAGAGACTTTTGTGCACATCAATAAAGGGGGCCGGCCCCGCCAGCATCTCCTGTCCCTGACCCGCCGGGCGCAGAAGCACCGTCTGAGGGAGCTCAAGATGCAGGTCAAGGCTTTCGCCGACAAGGAGGAAGGTGGAGATGTGAAGTCCGTGTGCCTGACCTTGTTCCTGCTGGCGCTGAGAGCAAGAAATGAGCACAGACAAGCAGATGAGCTGGAGGCCATCATGAAGGGACGTGGCTCTGGCCTGCAGCCGGCTGTCTGCTTAGCCATCCGTGTCAACACCTTCCTCAGCTGCAGCCAGTACCACAAGATGTACAGGACTGTGAAGGCCATCACTGGGAGGCAGATTTTCCAGCCTCTGCACTCCCTTCGGAGTGCTGAGAAAGTCCTTCTGCCAGGCTACCACCCCTTCGAGTGGCAGCCACCTCTGAAGAACGTGTCTTCCAGCACTGACGTGGGCATTATTGATGGACTGTCCGGATTGGCCTCCTCTGTGGACGATTACCCGGTGGACACCATCGCCAAGCGCTTCCGCTATGATGCAGCTTTGGTGTCCGCTCTGATGGACATGGAAGAAGACATCCTGGAGGGCATGAGAGCCCAAGAGCTTGACGACTACCTGAATGGCCCCTTCACCGTGGTGGTGAAGGAGTCTTGTGATGGGATGGGAGACGTGAGCGAGAAGCACGGCAGTGGACCGGCAGTTCCGGAAAAGGCAGTTCGGTTTTCCTTTACGGTCATGAAAATCAGCATTGCTCACGGGTCACAGAACGTGAAAGTGTTCGAGGAAGCCAAGCCTAACTCCGAGCTGTGCTGCAAGCCGCTGTGCCTCATGCTAGCCGATGAGTCTGACCACGAGACCCTGACGGCCATCCTGAGCCCTCTGATTGCCGAGAGGGAAGCCATGAAGAGCAGCGAATTAATGCTGGAGATGGGAGGCATCCTCCGGACTTTCAAGTTCATCTTTAGGGGCACCGGCTACGACGAGAAACTGGTCCGGGAAGTGGAAGGTCTCGAGGCTTCCGGCTCAGTGTACATTTGCACCCTTTGTGATGCCACCCGCCTGGAGGCCTCTCAAAATCTGGTCTTCCACTCCATAACCAGAAGCCATGCTGAGAATCTGGAGCGCTATGAGGTCTGGCGTTCTAACCCCTACCATGAGACGGTGGAGGAACTGCGGGACCGCGTGAAGGGGGTCTCGGCCAAACCCTTCATTGAGACGGTCCCTTCCATAGATGCGCTCCACTGCGACATCGGCAATGCAGCTGAGTTCTACAAGATCTTCCAGCTGGAGATTGGAGAGGTGTATAAGAACCCCAACGCctccaaagaggaaaggaaaagatggcAGGCTACCCTGGACAAGCACCTCCGGAAGAAGATGAACCTAAAGCCCATCATGAGGATGAACGGCAACTTTGCCCGGAAGCTCATGACCAAAGAGACGGTGGAGGCAGTTTGTGAATTAATTCCCTCCCAGGAGAGGCACGAAGCCCTGAAGGAACTGATGGACCTTTATTTGAAGATGAAACCCGTCTGGCGATCCTCATGCCCTGCTAAAGAGTGCCCGGAATCCCTCTGCCAGTATAGCTTCAATTCACAGCGCTTTGCTGAGCTCCTCTCCACCAAGTTCAAGTATAGATATGAGGGCAAAATCACCAATTATTTTCACAAAACCTTGGCTCACGTCCCTGAAATTATTGAGAGGGATGGCTCCATTGGGGCATGGGCAAGCGAGGGAAATGAATCTGGCAACAAACTGTTCAGGCGTTTCCGGAAAATGAATGCCAGGCAGTCCAAGTACTATGAAATGGAAGACGTTTTGAAACATCACTGGTTGTATACCTCCAAATACCTGCAGAAGTTCATGAATGCTCACAATGCCCTGAAAGACTCGGGGTTTACCCTAAACTCGCAGGGAGGCTTAGGGGACTCGTTAGACCTAGAGGAATCCCCAGAATCCCAAGATTCAATGGAATTTTAA